From the Amycolatopsis thermoflava N1165 genome, one window contains:
- a CDS encoding SDR family NAD(P)-dependent oxidoreductase, with protein MKTILVTGSSSGFGREVSVMLAKRGWQVFASMRDTAKQDRLRELADRVGAPQSALEVVPLDVASEASRAEAARHVLDATGGRLTAVLHNAGYTTTGFFEDLPTEVYRHVLETNLVGVMDLTQRVLPALRADGSARIGVVSSNAVNVPHPMFSVYAATKWALEGWCEALAIEVRPFGVDVVVFQPGNHDTGFGGATVPVLPPSSAYRGFAERALPKLTGLGRYSRGSYKASLRICDVLDRPRPPLRTRLGADDVVASWLAKFTPYSLRRRMVERLTGLGG; from the coding sequence ATGAAGACGATCCTGGTCACGGGATCTTCCAGCGGTTTCGGGCGCGAGGTGTCGGTCATGCTCGCGAAGCGGGGGTGGCAGGTCTTCGCGTCCATGCGGGACACGGCGAAACAGGACCGTCTGCGCGAGCTGGCCGACCGGGTGGGCGCGCCGCAGTCCGCCCTCGAGGTCGTGCCCCTCGACGTGGCCTCGGAAGCCTCTCGTGCCGAGGCCGCACGGCACGTCCTCGACGCCACCGGAGGACGGCTCACCGCGGTCCTGCACAACGCCGGCTACACCACCACCGGTTTTTTCGAGGACCTTCCCACCGAGGTGTACCGGCACGTGCTCGAGACCAATCTCGTGGGTGTCATGGACCTGACCCAGCGGGTCCTGCCCGCGCTGCGCGCCGACGGATCCGCGCGCATCGGGGTCGTGTCGAGCAACGCGGTCAACGTTCCGCACCCGATGTTCTCGGTCTACGCGGCGACGAAATGGGCGCTGGAAGGCTGGTGTGAGGCGCTCGCGATCGAGGTGCGACCCTTCGGGGTCGACGTGGTGGTGTTCCAGCCCGGCAACCACGACACGGGCTTCGGAGGGGCGACCGTGCCGGTGCTTCCGCCGTCGAGCGCCTACCGCGGGTTCGCCGAGCGCGCGCTACCGAAGCTCACCGGGCTGGGCCGCTACAGCAGGGGGAGCTACAAGGCGTCCCTGCGGATCTGCGATGTCCTGGATCGTCCCCGGCCCCCGTTGCGCACGCGGCTCGGTGCCGATGACGTGGTGGCTTCGTGGCTCGCGAAGTTCACGCCCTACTCGCTGCGCCGCCGCATGGTCGAGCGGTTGACTGGTCTGGGTGGGTAG
- a CDS encoding MaoC/PaaZ C-terminal domain-containing protein: MTLAQFTGTDLGTRVAEYGERDAILYALAVGAREHDLDLVFERDLKVLPTFGLTLGLWVADAAGELGVFRPESALHGAQSLVVHCALPPSGRFPISGRIGGIWDKGRSAVVDVIAECDYFTATYSIFLPGQGGWGGDPGPRQAGGDLGEPAWRAAVPILPQQAALYRLTGDRHLIHIDPAAARAAGLPGPILHGLCTLGLVAREVSAAAKREPWHLTSIEARFSAPVLPGGTLEVEAEPVPEDDAVRFQALTDGATVLKAGRATFRAG; this comes from the coding sequence ATGACACTGGCGCAGTTCACCGGCACGGATCTAGGCACGCGGGTCGCGGAGTACGGGGAACGTGACGCGATCCTCTACGCGCTCGCGGTGGGTGCCCGCGAACACGACCTCGACCTGGTCTTCGAACGCGACCTCAAGGTGCTGCCGACCTTCGGTCTGACGCTGGGGCTGTGGGTGGCCGACGCGGCCGGTGAACTCGGCGTGTTCCGGCCCGAGTCGGCCCTGCACGGCGCGCAGTCCCTCGTCGTCCATTGCGCCCTGCCGCCCTCGGGGCGGTTTCCGATCTCCGGCCGCATCGGCGGCATCTGGGACAAGGGCCGCTCGGCGGTGGTCGACGTGATCGCCGAGTGCGACTACTTCACGGCCACCTACTCGATCTTCCTGCCGGGACAAGGTGGCTGGGGTGGTGATCCTGGTCCGCGTCAGGCCGGCGGGGACCTCGGTGAGCCGGCCTGGCGGGCGGCGGTGCCGATTCTGCCGCAGCAGGCCGCGCTCTACCGGCTCACCGGTGACCGGCATCTGATCCACATCGATCCCGCGGCGGCCCGGGCGGCGGGTCTGCCGGGACCGATCCTGCACGGGCTCTGCACCCTGGGTCTGGTGGCCCGAGAGGTCTCCGCTGCCGCGAAACGCGAGCCGTGGCACCTGACTTCGATCGAGGCGCGGTTCTCGGCTCCGGTCCTGCCGGGCGGGACGCTCGAGGTCGAAGCCGAACCGGTGCCCGAGGACGACGCGGTCCGTTTCCAGGCGCTCACGGATGGTGCCACCGTGCTCAAGGCAGGCCGGGCGACCTTCCGGGCGGGATGA
- a CDS encoding LLM class flavin-dependent oxidoreductase has translation MAPIRVGMGYELEVRGRSRKVEQRAFENVLEQVVLADELGYSTAWFVEHHFTRGFSHSSAPDLVLAALARMTERIRLGLGVVLLPFQHPVRTAERVATLDILSRGRVEFGTGRGASPLEYQSFQRPFEQSRRLWEDNLDTVLRIFEADGAPVTAEHEYWSVPDVGVYPRPVQEPHPPVWVASTSLDGYLQAAKRGYNLLGMTMLKGLDDVAEDIAAYRKALSDNGFDPDSRRVALMIPWHVAPTREAAYENAADAIMWYMRRQVNLVAPPDYYDARHATHRVLGQEAVGRSAEDALEILRDHHMIVCDDVDGSRKALQRLHEAGATDLICQFQVGGLAQEHVLDTIKLFASEVAGM, from the coding sequence ATGGCACCGATTCGGGTGGGGATGGGCTACGAACTGGAGGTTCGCGGCCGCTCCCGGAAGGTCGAGCAGCGCGCCTTCGAAAACGTGCTCGAACAAGTCGTGCTGGCCGACGAACTCGGCTACAGCACGGCGTGGTTCGTCGAGCACCACTTCACGCGGGGGTTCTCCCATTCCTCCGCGCCGGACCTGGTGCTGGCCGCCCTGGCCCGGATGACCGAGCGGATCCGACTCGGCCTGGGCGTGGTGCTGCTGCCGTTCCAGCACCCGGTGCGCACCGCCGAGCGGGTCGCCACCCTGGACATCCTGTCCCGCGGCCGCGTCGAGTTCGGCACCGGCCGGGGAGCGTCCCCACTGGAGTACCAGTCGTTCCAGCGGCCGTTCGAGCAGTCCCGGCGGCTGTGGGAGGACAACCTCGACACCGTGCTGCGGATCTTCGAGGCCGACGGCGCCCCGGTGACCGCCGAGCACGAGTACTGGAGCGTGCCCGACGTGGGCGTGTACCCGCGGCCGGTGCAGGAACCGCATCCGCCGGTCTGGGTCGCGTCGACCTCGCTGGACGGGTACCTGCAGGCCGCCAAGCGCGGCTACAACCTGCTGGGTATGACAATGCTCAAGGGGCTCGACGACGTCGCCGAGGACATCGCCGCCTACCGCAAGGCTCTTTCGGACAACGGTTTCGACCCCGACTCCCGCCGGGTCGCGCTGATGATCCCGTGGCACGTGGCACCGACCCGCGAGGCGGCCTACGAGAACGCGGCCGACGCGATCATGTGGTACATGCGCCGCCAGGTGAACCTGGTCGCGCCGCCCGACTACTACGACGCGCGGCACGCCACGCACCGGGTGCTCGGGCAGGAGGCCGTGGGCCGCAGCGCCGAGGACGCGCTCGAGATCCTGCGCGACCACCACATGATCGTGTGCGACGACGTGGACGGCTCCCGAAAGGCGCTGCAGCGCCTCCACGAAGCCGGCGCCACCGACCTGATCTGCCAGTTCCAGGTCGGCGGACTGGCCCAGGAGCACGTGCTCGACACCATCAAGTTGTTCGCCTCCGAAGTGGCAGGGATGTAG
- a CDS encoding MFS transporter, with translation MVHQEQSPDAVKQRSTGYWIGVLLVLTLLSEETAYAYNLVTPALPHMAAALQTADIVWVSTLFSLVGGVTAPLVGKLGDIYGKKRVLLATIAVMAVGSLTVAFAQSLAVVLIGRAMEGVAISIVPLAYSIMRDIFPRRLVAIGVSVVTSGIGLTGILAPIIAGFLIDNFSYRGVFYFLAAFPVVLGILVMLVVPESPVRVRSGIDWGGALLLGASIGLLLTGVSQGATWGWGSGATLACLFGGAVVFGAWVAFEKRARFPLVDVALARRRPLMTTMVAQFAAQGVIALQFVLLAYVVQVPRSVGGDYGLGQDASGLAWFTSPGAVISMLMGFAVGFIANRRGARNPLVFAFVFGIAGCLLLAFMHSLSWQVLLGWFVFAIGGGMLNAAVPNLVVTAVPPEHQAVSAGTVGVVGSLGAAVVVQLVFVILASSVLTVVEGSPIYSSTAFTWAYAFGALICLAGLIAAIAMRHGRQAMAETVEQAPAVSAH, from the coding sequence ATGGTCCATCAGGAACAATCTCCGGACGCGGTCAAGCAGCGGTCCACGGGTTACTGGATCGGTGTCCTGCTCGTCCTGACGCTCCTGTCGGAGGAGACCGCGTACGCCTACAACCTGGTAACCCCCGCGCTACCGCACATGGCGGCCGCTCTCCAGACGGCGGACATCGTGTGGGTGTCCACTTTGTTCAGCCTCGTCGGCGGGGTCACCGCACCACTGGTGGGCAAGCTGGGTGACATCTACGGCAAGAAGCGCGTCCTGCTGGCCACCATCGCCGTGATGGCGGTGGGGTCCCTGACCGTCGCGTTCGCGCAGTCGCTGGCCGTGGTTCTCATCGGGCGGGCGATGGAAGGCGTGGCCATCTCGATCGTGCCGCTGGCCTACTCGATCATGCGCGACATCTTCCCGCGCCGCCTGGTCGCCATCGGTGTCAGCGTGGTCACCTCCGGTATCGGCCTCACCGGTATTCTCGCCCCGATCATCGCGGGCTTCCTCATCGACAACTTCAGCTACCGCGGCGTGTTCTACTTCCTCGCCGCGTTCCCGGTGGTGCTGGGGATCCTGGTGATGCTCGTCGTGCCCGAGTCGCCGGTGCGCGTCCGGTCGGGCATCGACTGGGGTGGTGCGCTGCTCCTCGGCGCATCGATCGGCCTGCTGCTCACCGGCGTCTCCCAGGGCGCGACGTGGGGATGGGGTTCCGGGGCGACCCTGGCTTGCCTCTTCGGCGGTGCCGTGGTGTTCGGCGCCTGGGTCGCATTCGAGAAGCGCGCGCGGTTCCCGCTGGTCGACGTCGCGCTCGCGCGGCGCAGGCCGCTGATGACCACCATGGTCGCGCAGTTCGCGGCGCAGGGTGTGATCGCGCTCCAGTTCGTCCTGCTGGCCTATGTCGTGCAGGTGCCCCGGTCGGTCGGCGGTGACTACGGCCTCGGTCAGGACGCGAGCGGGCTGGCGTGGTTCACGTCGCCGGGTGCGGTCATCTCGATGCTGATGGGCTTCGCCGTCGGCTTCATCGCCAACCGGCGCGGAGCCCGCAACCCGCTGGTGTTCGCGTTCGTCTTCGGTATCGCGGGCTGTCTGCTGCTGGCGTTCATGCACAGTCTGTCCTGGCAGGTCCTGCTCGGCTGGTTCGTGTTCGCCATCGGCGGTGGCATGCTCAACGCGGCGGTGCCGAACCTGGTGGTCACGGCCGTGCCGCCGGAACACCAGGCGGTGAGCGCCGGAACGGTCGGGGTGGTCGGATCCCTCGGTGCCGCCGTGGTGGTCCAGCTGGTGTTCGTCATCCTCGCGTCGAGTGTGCTGACCGTGGTGGAGGGTTCTCCGATCTACAGCAGCACGGCCTTCACCTGGGCCTACGCCTTCGGAGCCCTGATCTGCCTGGCCGGCCTGATCGCCGCGATCGCGATGCGGCACGGCAGGCAGGCGATGGCCGAAACCGTCGAGCAGGCGCCGGCGGTCTCCGCGCACTGA